A window of Panicum virgatum strain AP13 chromosome 8K, P.virgatum_v5, whole genome shotgun sequence contains these coding sequences:
- the LOC120644183 gene encoding alcohol dehydrogenase 2-like: MATAGKVIKCKAAVAWEAGKPLSIEEVEVAPPQAMEVRVKILYTALCHTDVYFWEAKGQTPVFPRILGHEAGGIVESVGEGVTDLAPGDHVLPVFTGECKECAHCKSEESNMCDLLRINVDRGVMIGDGKSRFSINGQPIFHFVGTSTFSEYTVIHDGCLAKINPEAPLDKVCVLSCGISTGLGATLNVAKPAKGSTVAIFGLGAVGLAAMEGARLAGASRIIGVDVNPAKYEQAKKFGCTDFVNPKDHNKPVQEVLIEMTNGGVDRSVECTGNVNAMISAFECVHDGWGVAVLVGVPHREDQFKTHPMNFLNEKTLKGTFFGNYKPRTDLPNVVEMYMKKELEVEKFITHSVPFSEINTAFDLMLKGEGLRCIMRMEE, from the exons ATGGCGACCGCCGGGAAAGTGATCAAGTGCAAAG CCGCGGTGGCGTGGGAGGCCGGCAAGCCGCTGTCGatcgaggaggtggaggtggcgccgccgcaggccatgGAGGTGCGCGTCAAGATCCTCTACACCGCGCTCTGCCACACCGACGTCTACTTCTGGGAGGCCAAG GGGCAAACCCCGGTGTTCCCGAGGATCTTAGGACACGAAGCTGGAGG CATTGTGGAGAGCGTTGGAGAGGGTGTGACTGACCTCGCACCGGGCGACCATGTCCTCCCTGTGTTCACCGGCGAGTGCAAGGAGTGTGCTCACTGCAAGTCAGAGGAGAGCAACATGTGTGACCTCCTCAGGATCAACGTCGACCGAGGTGTGATGATCGGCGATGGCAAGTCTCGCTTCTCCATCAATGGGCAGCCTATTTTCCACTTTGTCGGGACATCCACCTTCAGCGAGTACACCGTCATCCATGACGGTTGCCTCGCCAAGATCAACCCCGAGGCGCCTCTTGACAAAGTTTGTGTTCTCAGCTGTGGCATCTCAACCG GTCTTGGTGCAACACTCAATGTTGCAAAACCGGCTAAGGGTTCGACGGTGGCGATTTTCGGTCTTGGTGCTGTAGGCCTTGCT GCCATGGAAGGTGCCAGGCTGGCTGGGGCATCAAGGATCATCGGTGTGGACGTGAACCCGGCAAAATATGAGCAAG CTAAGAAATTTGGCTGCACTGACTTTGTGAACCCCAAGGACCACAACAAGCCAGTGCAAGAG GTGCTCATTGAGATGACCAATGGCGGTGTCGATCGCAGCGTGGAGTGCACTGGCAACGTCAACGCCATGATTTCTGCCTTCGAATGTGTTCACGAT GGATGGGGCGTCGCCGTGCTGGTCGGTGTCCCGCACAGGGAGGACCAGTTCAAGACCCACCCCATGAACTTTCTGAATGAGAAGACGCTCAAGGGTACCTTCTTCGGCAACTACAAGCCCCGCACCGACCTCCCTAATGTTGTCGAGATGTACATGAAGAAG gagctggaggtggagaAGTTCATCACCCACAGCGTGCCGTTCTCGGAGATCAACACGGCCTTCGACCTGATGCTCAAGGGGGAGGGCCTGCGCTGCATCATGAGGATGGAGGAATAG